The following proteins are encoded in a genomic region of Planktothrix tepida PCC 9214:
- a CDS encoding AAA-like domain-containing protein, with protein sequence MLTQYQVGGSLHNNDPTYVVRSCDHELYHALKAGEFCYVFNSRQMGKSSLMVRTKHQLETEGYCCAVIDLTQIGSQDTTPLQWYKGIMMDLLRGLGCFGKLNFKTWWQEQEGISLVQKLNEFFKFLLIEQFPEQNLCIFIDEIDNLLSLNFPIDDFFALIRACYNQRAVNCEYKRLTFALFGVATPSDLIADKTRTPFNIGTAIHLTGFTLEEAAPLAEGLFGVFEQPQVILQEVLNWTNGQPFLTQKLLNLLLNHPQKSDCRVQNSSTLWIKKIVRSQMIEKWESQDEPEHLRTIRDRLIHNLKNAGRLLGIYQRILQETEIEANDSREQIELFLSGLIIKSQGYLKVRNLIYQDVFNLGWVQQQLAKLRPYSQTFDAWIASGQQDESRLLRGQALKDAQHWALGKSLSDLDYQFLAASQDCDRQEVQLALEAERSKAIEAQLVEQQKRLIQEKKSTEHQKILLFLVSFALVLVGILSIAVYQQYQLATISATRAKISEIQALASSSKGLFASNQKFDALLEAIRSQQKLKQLENVDITTKNQVNSALRRAVYGVEEYNRLSGHKSGILDVNFSPNGQFIASASSDGTIKLWHPDGSLWKNIKADQAIVWSVKFSPDSSILASGSDDTILKLWNQDGILLKTFQGHQAAITNVAFSPDGQKIASASLDGTVKLWAVDGTLLKTFSAHGQAVLAVTFSPDGQRIVSGSTDNTIKLWNLDGMLVNTFRGHNASVMTVAFSPDGQRIVSGSADNTIKLWNLDGIVLNTLRGHEATVWTVKFSPDGEMIGSASWDKTLKIWDHNGSLLTTLKGNEATLWAMAFSPNSLVIASGSGDSIVKLWKINSPFLRILSKHTASVWGVAFSPDNSVIASASWDKTVNLWNREGILLKTLSGHQSAVLRVVFSPNGQTLATSGSDGTIKLWSRDGVLRKTLTGHRAMIFGLAFSPDGQMIVSGSLDKTIKLWTANGSLLKTLKSGNSGFWSVAISPDSQMIVAGTGEGTVKIWNRQGTLLKTIKSHPVVIWILAFSPDGQILATGSADHTVKLWKLDGTLLKTLSAHNAAVWGIAFNPAGVSLPLGLGQTIATSSVDNTVKIWKLDGTLLVTLEGYASGIRSIAFSQDGKTLASASDDNSVILWNMERALNVDLLQYACDWVKDYLQTNIDVKESDRSLCKQIKH encoded by the coding sequence ATGTTAACTCAATATCAAGTCGGCGGAAGTTTACATAATAATGACCCTACTTATGTTGTCCGTTCCTGCGATCACGAACTGTATCACGCTCTCAAAGCCGGAGAATTTTGCTATGTGTTTAATTCCCGACAAATGGGCAAATCTTCTTTAATGGTCAGAACTAAACATCAACTTGAAACCGAAGGATATTGTTGTGCTGTGATTGATCTGACCCAAATTGGTAGTCAAGACACCACGCCACTACAATGGTATAAAGGCATTATGATGGATTTATTACGGGGATTAGGATGTTTTGGTAAACTGAATTTTAAAACCTGGTGGCAAGAACAAGAGGGGATTTCTTTAGTTCAAAAATTAAATGAATTTTTTAAATTTTTATTAATTGAGCAATTTCCTGAACAAAATCTCTGTATTTTTATTGATGAAATTGATAATCTTCTGAGTCTAAATTTTCCGATTGATGACTTTTTTGCTTTAATTCGAGCTTGCTATAATCAACGGGCGGTTAACTGCGAATATAAACGTTTAACCTTTGCCTTATTTGGTGTAGCGACTCCCTCAGATTTAATTGCGGATAAAACCCGTACCCCATTTAACATTGGAACTGCCATTCATTTAACCGGGTTTACCTTAGAAGAAGCTGCTCCGTTAGCCGAAGGATTATTCGGAGTTTTTGAACAGCCTCAAGTGATTCTGCAAGAGGTGTTAAACTGGACAAATGGACAGCCGTTTTTAACTCAAAAATTATTAAATTTATTATTAAATCACCCTCAAAAGTCAGATTGTAGGGTTCAAAATAGCTCGACGCTCTGGATCAAAAAAATAGTGCGATCACAAATGATTGAAAAATGGGAATCCCAAGACGAACCGGAACACCTCAGAACCATCCGAGATCGGCTAATTCATAACTTAAAAAACGCGGGAAGACTGTTAGGAATTTATCAAAGAATTTTACAAGAAACCGAAATTGAAGCGAATGATAGTCGAGAACAAATCGAATTATTTTTATCAGGTTTAATCATTAAATCTCAAGGATATTTAAAAGTCAGAAACTTAATTTATCAAGACGTGTTTAATTTAGGGTGGGTACAACAACAGTTAGCCAAACTCCGCCCCTATTCCCAAACCTTTGATGCTTGGATAGCGTCGGGTCAACAAGATGAATCTCGTTTATTAAGAGGACAGGCGTTAAAAGATGCCCAACACTGGGCTTTAGGAAAAAGTTTAAGCGATTTAGATTATCAATTTTTAGCAGCCAGTCAAGACTGCGATCGCCAAGAAGTACAATTAGCTTTAGAAGCAGAAAGATCCAAAGCCATTGAAGCCCAATTAGTCGAACAACAGAAAAGGCTCATTCAGGAAAAAAAAAGTACCGAGCACCAAAAGATTTTGCTGTTTTTAGTCAGTTTTGCCTTAGTCCTCGTCGGTATATTAAGTATAGCAGTTTACCAACAATATCAGCTTGCCACAATCAGCGCAACCCGTGCTAAAATCAGCGAAATTCAAGCCCTTGCATCCTCTTCTAAAGGACTTTTTGCCTCTAATCAAAAGTTTGATGCTCTGCTGGAAGCCATTCGATCCCAACAAAAACTCAAACAGCTAGAAAATGTAGATATCACCACCAAAAATCAAGTTAATTCAGCCCTGAGACGAGCCGTTTATGGAGTCGAAGAATATAACCGTTTGTCAGGACATAAATCTGGGATTTTAGACGTTAATTTTAGTCCCAATGGTCAATTTATTGCCTCCGCAAGTTCCGATGGCACGATTAAACTTTGGCATCCAGATGGCAGTTTGTGGAAGAATATTAAAGCAGATCAAGCGATAGTGTGGTCAGTCAAATTTAGTCCTGATAGTTCAATCTTGGCTTCTGGAAGTGATGATACTATCCTCAAACTCTGGAATCAAGACGGCATTTTGTTGAAAACCTTTCAGGGACATCAAGCTGCAATTACGAACGTAGCTTTTAGCCCCGATGGTCAAAAGATTGCCTCAGCGAGTTTGGATGGTACGGTTAAACTTTGGGCTGTGGACGGAACTCTGCTCAAAACGTTCTCGGCTCATGGTCAGGCGGTCTTGGCAGTTACGTTTAGTCCCGATGGTCAAAGGATTGTTTCGGGAAGTACAGACAACACGATTAAACTCTGGAATCTGGACGGAATGTTAGTCAACACCTTTCGCGGTCATAATGCGTCGGTCATGACCGTGGCTTTCAGTCCCGATGGTCAAAGGATTGTTTCAGGAAGTGCAGACAACACGATTAAACTTTGGAATCTGGACGGAATTGTACTCAACACACTTCGCGGTCATGAAGCTACGGTTTGGACGGTAAAATTTAGCCCTGATGGTGAGATGATTGGTTCTGCCAGTTGGGATAAAACCCTTAAAATTTGGGATCATAATGGTTCTTTACTAACGACTCTTAAGGGAAATGAAGCGACGTTGTGGGCAATGGCTTTCAGCCCGAATAGTTTGGTAATTGCTTCTGGCTCTGGTGATAGTATTGTTAAACTTTGGAAAATCAACAGCCCATTTTTGAGAATCCTTTCTAAACATACTGCTTCGGTTTGGGGTGTCGCGTTCAGTCCTGATAATTCGGTGATTGCTTCCGCCAGTTGGGACAAAACCGTGAACTTGTGGAATCGAGAGGGAATCCTCCTCAAAACCCTCTCTGGTCATCAATCTGCGGTGCTGAGAGTCGTTTTCAGTCCCAATGGTCAAACCCTCGCCACTAGCGGTTCAGATGGCACGATTAAACTCTGGAGTCGAGACGGGGTTTTACGGAAAACACTCACAGGGCATCGGGCGATGATTTTTGGGCTGGCTTTTAGTCCTGATGGTCAGATGATTGTCTCTGGGAGTTTGGATAAAACGATTAAACTTTGGACGGCGAACGGTAGTTTATTAAAAACGCTCAAGAGTGGGAATAGTGGGTTTTGGAGTGTTGCGATTAGCCCTGATAGTCAGATGATTGTTGCTGGTACGGGCGAGGGTACGGTGAAAATTTGGAATCGCCAAGGTACTTTATTAAAAACTATCAAAAGTCATCCTGTGGTAATTTGGATTCTGGCTTTTAGCCCCGACGGTCAGATATTAGCCACAGGCAGTGCAGATCATACGGTTAAACTTTGGAAACTCGATGGTACTTTATTAAAAACTCTCAGCGCTCATAACGCTGCCGTTTGGGGAATTGCTTTCAATCCTGCTGGCGTTAGCTTGCCGTTAGGTCTGGGTCAAACCATTGCGACTAGCAGTGTTGATAACACCGTTAAAATTTGGAAACTCGATGGCACGTTATTAGTTACCCTAGAAGGTTATGCTTCTGGAATTCGCTCTATTGCTTTCAGTCAAGATGGTAAAACCCTGGCTTCAGCTAGTGATGATAATAGTGTGATTTTATGGAATATGGAGCGTGCTTTGAACGTAGATTTATTACAGTATGCTTGTGATTGGGTCAAGGATTATTTACAAACCAATATTGATGTTAAGGAAAGCGATCGCTCTTTATGCAAACAAATTAAACATTAA
- a CDS encoding AAA-like domain-containing protein, whose protein sequence is MLTQYQVGGSLHNKNPTYVVRSSDHQLYNALKAGEFCYVFNSRQMGKSSLLVRTKHQLEAEGYCCTVIDMTQIGIQDTTPLQWYKGIGLDLLRGFGCFGKFNFKAWWQEQEGISLVQKLSELFKILLIEQFPEQNLCIFIDEIDSLLSLNFPIDDFFALIRSCYNKRAVNPAYKRLTFALFGVATPSDLIADKTRTPFNIGTAIDLTGFTLEETAPLAQGLIGVFEQPEVILQEILIWTNGQPFLTQKLLKLLISNYHQKPDLIAESSPTLWIKKIVRSQIIEKWESQDEPEHLRTIRDRLIYNYKNAGRLLGIYQTLLQGLEIKTNDSLEHSELLLSGLIINHQGYLKVRNLIYQEVFNLEWVHQQLTQLRPYSQTFEAWIASASFDSTVKLWKRNQHLLKPLYDHKDTIGNLASSSDGQLFATVSEDNTLKLWHTDGRLWQTVEQPQSSFRAVVFSPDSRLMVTGSINYTVQLWDVSNRDQSPVKLLRTFKGHQGAIYGLAISPDGKMIASGGDDKTIKIWNLEGKLLHSINAHKERIWGLAFSADSQLLASASQDGTVKLWHADGTLAKTLTQQKSGCEGVAFNPQGNLIASTCQDRTLKLWKIDGILVKTIDTDSKDLTKIAFSPDGQIIAAGSLNHQVILWNVEGKLLKILPGHQGTAVAVAFTADGKFLISGSDDHTVILWDINKILHVNELEYACDWVRDYLRTNIEVEESDRLLCP, encoded by the coding sequence ATGTTAACTCAATATCAAGTCGGTGGAAGTTTACATAATAAAAACCCAACCTATGTGGTTCGTTCCAGTGACCATCAACTCTATAATGCCTTGAAAGCCGGAGAATTTTGCTATGTATTTAATTCCCGACAAATGGGCAAATCCTCCTTATTAGTCAGAACCAAACATCAACTCGAAGCCGAAGGATATTGTTGTACGGTTATTGATATGACTCAAATCGGTATCCAAGACACCACGCCGCTACAATGGTATAAAGGGATTGGGCTAGATTTATTACGGGGATTTGGATGTTTTGGTAAATTCAATTTTAAGGCTTGGTGGCAAGAACAAGAGGGGATTTCTTTAGTTCAAAAATTAAGTGAACTTTTTAAGATTTTATTAATTGAGCAATTTCCTGAACAAAATCTCTGTATCTTTATTGATGAAATTGATAGTCTTTTAAGTCTGAACTTTCCCATAGATGACTTTTTTGCTTTAATTCGCTCCTGTTATAATAAACGAGCGGTAAATCCTGCCTATAAACGCTTAACCTTTGCCTTATTTGGTGTGGCGACTCCCTCGGATTTAATCGCAGATAAAACCCGAACCCCGTTTAATATTGGCACAGCCATTGATTTAACAGGATTTACCTTAGAAGAAACTGCCCCGTTAGCTCAAGGATTAATCGGAGTTTTTGAACAGCCGGAAGTGATTCTCCAAGAAATCTTAATTTGGACAAATGGGCAACCTTTTTTAACACAGAAATTATTAAAATTATTAATTTCAAATTATCACCAAAAGCCAGATTTGATTGCGGAAAGTAGCCCGACTCTCTGGATTAAAAAAATCGTGCGATCACAAATTATTGAAAAATGGGAGTCTCAAGACGAACCCGAACATTTAAGAACTATCCGAGATCGCCTAATTTATAATTATAAAAACGCTGGAAGGCTGTTAGGAATTTATCAAACTCTTCTACAAGGACTGGAAATAAAAACAAATGATAGTCTTGAACATAGTGAACTTTTATTATCCGGTTTAATCATCAACCACCAGGGATATTTAAAAGTCAGAAACTTAATTTATCAAGAAGTCTTTAATTTAGAGTGGGTACACCAGCAATTAACCCAACTGCGCCCCTATTCTCAAACCTTTGAGGCTTGGATTGCTTCCGCGAGTTTTGATAGCACTGTCAAGCTTTGGAAACGCAATCAACATTTGTTAAAACCCCTTTATGATCATAAAGATACCATTGGGAATCTTGCCAGCAGTTCGGATGGTCAATTATTCGCAACGGTCAGTGAAGATAATACTCTAAAACTATGGCACACCGATGGCAGATTGTGGCAAACCGTTGAGCAACCCCAGTCTAGTTTTCGCGCTGTGGTTTTCAGTCCAGATAGTCGTTTAATGGTGACAGGAAGTATTAACTATACAGTGCAACTTTGGGATGTCAGCAATCGCGATCAATCTCCGGTTAAACTGTTACGAACCTTTAAAGGACATCAAGGAGCAATTTATGGTCTGGCGATCTCGCCTGATGGCAAAATGATTGCTTCGGGAGGAGATGATAAAACGATCAAAATTTGGAATTTAGAAGGCAAACTCCTGCATAGTATTAACGCCCATAAAGAGAGAATTTGGGGATTAGCCTTTAGTGCTGATAGTCAACTTCTTGCCTCAGCCAGCCAAGATGGTACGGTAAAACTTTGGCACGCTGATGGTACGTTAGCAAAAACGCTGACACAGCAAAAGTCGGGCTGTGAGGGAGTTGCCTTTAATCCCCAAGGAAATCTTATCGCTTCAACCTGTCAAGATCGCACTTTGAAACTGTGGAAAATAGATGGAATATTAGTTAAAACCATTGACACCGATAGTAAGGATTTAACGAAAATTGCCTTTAGTCCTGACGGTCAAATCATCGCCGCAGGAAGTCTAAATCATCAGGTGATACTCTGGAATGTAGAAGGAAAATTACTAAAAATTTTACCGGGACATCAAGGAACAGCTGTAGCTGTAGCGTTTACTGCGGACGGTAAATTCTTGATTTCTGGAAGTGATGATCATACCGTAATTTTGTGGGATATCAACAAGATTCTTCACGTTAATGAATTAGAATATGCTTGTGATTGGGTTAGGGATTATTTACGAACAAATATTGAAGTTGAGGAAAGCGATCGCTTGTTATGTCCATAG
- a CDS encoding WD40 repeat domain-containing protein has protein sequence MSSSDRTAKIWKTDGTLVKTLISNEAVIGVDCRGEYIATGGKDNQVKLWHIDGTFIKDLKQHDSAIRDIAMSSDGLMVASASVDRTVKLWKRNQHLLKPLYEHKDTIWDIATSPDGKLFATVSEDNTLKLWHTDGKLWQTVEQPQSSFRAVIFSPDSRFMVTGSNNYTVQLWDVSNRDQSPVKLLRTFKGHQATVFALAIAPNSKIIATGGDDRTIKIWNLDGKLLHNIQAHKERIGGLAFSRDGQLLVSSSQDGTVKLWQADGKPVKTLTHSKAACWGVAFSPQGNFIASVCQDRNLKLWKLDGTLLKTIQTERENLTEITFSPDGQIIAIGSLDSQVELWSLEGKLLKSLPGNQGWVMALAFTADGKFLISGGDDRTVILWDIKKILHVNELEYACDWVRDYLRTNLEVEERDRPNGTLREHSLCP, from the coding sequence ATGTCTAGTAGTGATCGCACCGCTAAAATCTGGAAAACCGACGGAACTTTAGTGAAAACTTTGATCAGCAATGAAGCTGTTATCGGGGTTGATTGTCGGGGTGAATATATTGCTACGGGTGGTAAAGATAATCAGGTTAAACTTTGGCACATTGATGGAACTTTTATTAAAGACTTAAAGCAACATGATTCAGCCATTCGAGATATTGCAATGAGTTCTGATGGTTTGATGGTGGCTTCCGCAAGTGTTGATCGCACTGTCAAACTTTGGAAACGCAATCAACATCTGTTAAAACCCCTTTACGAGCATAAAGATACCATTTGGGATATTGCCACCAGTCCTGATGGCAAGTTATTTGCGACCGTTAGTGAAGATAATACTCTGAAACTATGGCACACGGATGGCAAATTGTGGCAAACCGTTGAACAACCCCAATCTAGTTTTCGCGCTGTCATTTTCAGTCCAGATAGTCGTTTCATGGTGACAGGGAGCAATAATTATACAGTGCAACTTTGGGATGTCAGTAATCGAGATCAATCTCCGGTTAAACTGTTGCGAACCTTTAAAGGACATCAGGCTACTGTTTTTGCCCTTGCGATCGCTCCCAATAGCAAAATCATCGCTACGGGAGGAGATGATCGAACGATTAAAATTTGGAATTTAGATGGCAAACTTTTGCATAATATTCAGGCTCACAAGGAAAGAATCGGAGGATTAGCCTTTAGTCGGGACGGTCAACTCCTGGTTTCTAGCAGTCAAGATGGTACTGTGAAACTTTGGCAAGCTGATGGTAAACCCGTGAAAACTTTAACTCATTCAAAGGCGGCTTGTTGGGGAGTTGCCTTTAGTCCTCAAGGAAACTTTATCGCTTCTGTCTGTCAAGATCGCAACCTGAAACTGTGGAAACTAGATGGAACATTACTGAAAACGATTCAAACAGAGAGGGAGAATTTAACGGAAATTACTTTTAGTCCTGACGGTCAAATTATCGCCATAGGAAGTCTTGATAGTCAGGTGGAATTATGGAGTTTAGAAGGAAAATTACTCAAGTCTTTGCCCGGAAATCAAGGATGGGTAATGGCTCTGGCTTTTACTGCGGATGGTAAATTCTTGATTTCTGGAGGCGATGATCGCACGGTGATTTTGTGGGATATCAAAAAGATTCTTCACGTTAATGAATTAGAGTATGCTTGTGATTGGGTTAGGGATTATTTACGAACAAATTTAGAAGTTGAAGAGCGCGATAGACCAAACGGAACGCTACGCGAACACTCTTTATGCCCTTAA
- a CDS encoding IS5/IS1182 family transposase has product MSKLRDYLDKNPQQAKRLLGMEYEQMIELIQAAELLEEEKRQEKEKTKIRLIKAGGGRRQKLSVEEQILLTLIYLHQMPTFQMLGLQFEVSESTANDIFHNWIKILRELLPASLLEQVKKNESDWEWVEKILVEFELVVDSYEQPRERPTDNEEQKKYYSGKKKTHTFKNQVIVMPNGKEIVDVAVGYTGATSDLKLWRERSQELGNNQKYRGDKAYVGETAINTPYKKPRNQEMSAEKREENRLKAQQRIVVEHLIRLIKIYRVASERFRLKRQNYEAVILTVCGLIRWRIGAIVLPSKNCPEFF; this is encoded by the coding sequence ATGAGTAAATTAAGAGACTATCTGGACAAGAATCCCCAGCAAGCAAAAAGGCTATTAGGGATGGAATATGAACAGATGATAGAACTCATTCAAGCTGCGGAGTTATTAGAAGAAGAAAAACGACAGGAAAAAGAAAAAACTAAAATCAGGTTGATTAAAGCAGGTGGGGGTCGTCGGCAGAAATTATCTGTGGAGGAACAAATCTTACTGACTCTAATTTATCTGCATCAAATGCCGACATTTCAAATGTTAGGGTTACAGTTTGAAGTCAGTGAATCAACAGCGAATGATATTTTCCATAACTGGATAAAAATCTTGAGAGAATTACTACCAGCGAGTTTGCTAGAGCAAGTAAAAAAAAACGAGAGTGATTGGGAGTGGGTAGAAAAAATTCTGGTGGAATTTGAGTTAGTAGTAGATAGCTATGAACAGCCCAGGGAAAGACCAACAGACAATGAAGAGCAGAAAAAATATTACTCAGGAAAGAAAAAGACACATACCTTTAAAAATCAAGTCATTGTCATGCCAAATGGAAAAGAAATAGTGGATGTAGCTGTGGGTTATACCGGAGCAACAAGTGATCTGAAATTGTGGAGAGAAAGAAGCCAGGAATTGGGGAATAATCAAAAATACAGAGGGGATAAAGCTTATGTAGGAGAAACAGCAATTAATACACCGTATAAGAAACCGAGGAATCAAGAGATGTCGGCGGAAAAGCGAGAAGAAAATCGGTTAAAAGCCCAACAAAGGATTGTAGTTGAACATTTAATAAGACTGATAAAAATTTATCGAGTTGCTTCAGAAAGATTTCGGTTAAAGAGGCAAAATTATGAAGCAGTAATCTTGACAGTATGTGGATTAATAAGATGGCGAATAGGAGCGATTGTATTACCATCTAAGAATTGCCCAGAATTCTTTTGA
- a CDS encoding AAA-like domain-containing protein, whose protein sequence is MLTEYQVGGSLHNNDPTYVVRACDHQLYHALKAGEFCYIFNSRQMGKSSLLVRTKHQLETEGYCCAVVDMTQIVSQDTTPLQWYKGIMMDLLRGFRCFGKLNFKTWWQEQEGISLVQKLSKFLEILLIEQFPEQNLCIFIDEIDSLLSLNFAIDDFFALIRACYNQRAVNSEYKRLTFALFGVATPSDLIANKTRTPFNIGTAIDLTGFTLEEATPLAEGLIQVLEQPKVILQEVLNWTNGQPFLTQKLFKLLLLNYEQNLDFIAENSLNLWIKKIVRSQIIEKWESQDEPEHLRTIRDRLIHNPKNAGRLLGIYQTILQGKDIETNDNREQIELFLSGLMIKHQGYLKVRNLIYQEVFNLEWVQQQLAKLRPYSQTFDAWIASGQQDESRLLRGQALKDAQLWSHGKSLSDLDYNFLSASQNIDYQESQQKLELERAKAIEAQFIEEQKNARLQRLLLGAISLAFLLSSGLGFFAFKQYKKARISNREARISEIKALVSSSKGLFASNHQLDAMIDAIKAKRRLESLGNVDGQTKENVEIALRKTVYGTNEFNRLIGHKGVLLGVAISPNDQLIATASMDNTVKIWQRDGKLLNTLNHSTAVTRVAFSPDSQQIVSGSLDGTVQLWRVDGSLVKSFPAHQTPVWGVAFSPDGKRIASASTDKTIKLWDLDARLLHTFPGHQLPVWNVAFSSDGKLIASASLDNTVKLWSLDGQLLHTLKGHQNAVWDVAFCSQGNLLVSGSRHLRKSPNALYRYFWNL, encoded by the coding sequence ATGCTAACTGAATATCAAGTCGGTGGTAGTTTACATAATAATGATCCGACCTATGTTGTGCGTGCCTGCGATCACCAACTGTATCACGCCTTAAAAGCCGGAGAATTTTGCTATATTTTTAATTCCCGACAAATGGGCAAATCCTCCTTATTAGTTAGAACCAAACATCAACTTGAAACCGAAGGATATTGTTGTGCTGTTGTCGATATGACCCAAATTGTCAGCCAAGACACCACGCCACTACAATGGTATAAAGGCATTATGATGGATTTATTGCGGGGATTTAGATGTTTTGGCAAACTGAATTTTAAAACCTGGTGGCAAGAACAAGAGGGGATTTCTTTAGTTCAAAAATTAAGTAAATTTTTAGAAATCTTATTAATTGAGCAATTTCCTGAACAAAATCTCTGTATTTTTATTGATGAAATTGATAGTCTTCTGAGTCTAAATTTCGCTATTGATGACTTTTTTGCTTTAATTCGAGCTTGCTATAATCAACGGGCGGTTAACTCTGAATATAAACGTTTAACCTTTGCCTTATTTGGTGTAGCGACTCCCTCAGATTTAATTGCGAATAAAACCCGTACCCCATTTAATATTGGAACCGCCATTGATTTAACAGGATTTACCTTAGAAGAAGCGACTCCGTTAGCTGAAGGATTAATCCAAGTTCTTGAACAGCCTAAAGTGATTCTCCAAGAGGTGTTAAACTGGACAAACGGGCAACCTTTTTTAACCCAAAAGTTATTCAAATTATTACTGTTAAATTACGAGCAAAATCTCGATTTTATAGCTGAAAATAGTTTGAATCTTTGGATCAAAAAAATCGTGCGATCGCAAATTATTGAAAAATGGGAATCTCAAGACGAACCCGAACATTTAAGAACCATCCGAGATCGGCTAATTCATAACCCCAAAAACGCAGGCAGATTGTTAGGAATTTACCAAACGATTCTGCAAGGGAAAGACATTGAAACCAATGATAATCGGGAACAAATTGAATTATTCTTATCCGGTTTAATGATTAAACATCAGGGATATTTAAAAGTTAGAAACTTAATTTATCAAGAAGTGTTTAATTTAGAGTGGGTACAACAACAATTAGCGAAACTCCGCCCCTATTCTCAAACCTTTGACGCTTGGATTGCGTCGGGTCAACAAGATGAATCTCGTTTATTAAGAGGACAAGCCTTAAAAGATGCTCAACTTTGGTCACACGGAAAAAGTTTAAGCGATTTAGATTATAATTTTCTCAGTGCATCCCAAAATATTGATTATCAAGAAAGCCAACAAAAATTAGAACTAGAACGAGCTAAAGCAATTGAAGCGCAGTTTATTGAAGAACAAAAAAATGCTCGATTACAGCGATTATTATTAGGAGCGATTAGTCTAGCATTTTTGCTCTCTTCTGGCTTAGGATTCTTTGCATTTAAACAATATAAAAAAGCTCGGATTAGTAATAGAGAAGCCCGGATTAGCGAAATTAAAGCCTTAGTATCCTCTTCCAAAGGTTTATTTGCTTCTAATCACCAATTAGACGCGATGATTGATGCCATTAAAGCCAAACGCAGATTAGAGAGTTTAGGAAATGTCGATGGTCAAACCAAAGAAAATGTAGAAATTGCCTTAAGAAAAACCGTTTATGGAACCAACGAATTTAACCGTTTAATCGGCCATAAAGGTGTTTTGCTGGGTGTGGCGATTAGTCCTAACGATCAATTGATTGCCACTGCCAGTATGGATAATACGGTTAAAATTTGGCAGCGAGATGGCAAATTGCTGAACACCTTAAACCATTCTACAGCAGTGACTCGCGTAGCTTTCAGTCCTGATAGTCAACAGATTGTTTCAGGAAGTTTAGATGGGACAGTTCAACTTTGGCGAGTTGATGGGAGTTTAGTTAAATCTTTTCCAGCCCATCAAACCCCAGTCTGGGGAGTAGCGTTTAGTCCAGATGGTAAACGGATTGCTTCTGCAAGTACAGATAAAACGATCAAATTATGGGATCTTGATGCTAGATTATTGCACACATTTCCAGGACATCAACTACCCGTTTGGAATGTAGCATTTAGTTCCGATGGTAAACTGATTGCTTCTGCATCCCTGGATAATACCGTAAAGCTTTGGAGTCTTGACGGTCAGTTACTTCACACCCTAAAAGGACATCAGAATGCGGTTTGGGATGTGGCGTTTTGTTCCCAAGGAAATTTATTAGTTTCAGGAAGTAGACATCTCCGAAAATCTCCAAATGCCCTCTATCGCTACTTTTGGAATCTCTAG